TTTTAGCACTTATGGGAGATGTTTCAGATAATATTCCAGGAGTTCCTAAAATAGGTATAAAAACTGCTTTATTTTTATTGCAAAAATTTTCAAATATTGAAAATATTTATAATAACCTTGAAAAAATAAAAGATTTATCTTTACGAAATTCTAAAATTGTTGTAAAACAATTAAAAATTTATAAAGATACTGCTTTTTTATCATATCAATTAGCAAAAATAAAATTAGATATTCCTATTTATATAAATTCTAAAGATATTATTTTAAAAACAATGAGTTTTAAAAAATTATCTAATTTAATTAAAATATATAATATCAAACAAAAAAAAATATAATTTAACTATTATAATATTTTTTATACCAAAAATTTAACTGATACTTTAATTTTGAAATACCCACTTTTTTAAATGATGAAAATAACTCAATATCAAAATTATTCAACAAATATTTTAATTTATTATATACAATTTGAAATTGAATTTTCTGTTGACCTAATGTAAGCTTGTCACATTTAGTTAATAATACTAAAACAGGTAATTTATTTTTTAAAATTATATTAATAATATTTTTATCATGTAATTTTAAAGGATTTCTAATATCCATTAAAAAAATTAAACCTCTCAAAGGTTTTCTTTTATTTAAATAGTTATATATTAAATTTTCCCATTTTAATTTTATTGATACTGGACATTTAGAATAACCATAACCAGGAAGATCTACTATTCTAAAATCTTGTAATACTTGAAAAAAATTAATTAACTGAGTACGACCAGGTGTTTTACTACATTTAGCTAATTTTTTCTGATTTGTTAAAAAATTAATAGCACTTGATTTCCCTGTATTAGAATAACCAATAAAAGCAATTTCAATTCCATGTTTAATATTTATTTCTGATATTTTAGCTGCACTTTTTAAAAAAAAAGTTTTATTATAATTTATAATATACAAAATTCAACCTTATTAAAAAAATAAAATATATCTAATATACACTTTAAAATATTAAAATATAATTATTATACTTAATTATAAAATATCCTCAAAATTTACACTTTTCTAAAACTATTTGTCATATATCAAAATCATATCTATTTTTTACAATAAAGGAATACACAATGCATCAAAATATAAGAAACATTGCTATTATAGCACATGTTGATCATGGAAAAACAACATTAGTTGATCAATTACTGCAACAATCAGGAACTTTTAAAGAACATGAAGAAAAAACTGAACGTATTATGGATTCTAATGAATTAGAAAAAGAAAGAGGGATCACAATATTATCTAAAAATACATCTATTAGATGGAAAAAATATAAAATAAATATTGTAGATACACCTGGACATGCAGATTTTGGTGGTGAGGTAGAACGAATTCTTTCTATGGTAGATTCAGTATTATTAGTAGTAGATGCATTAGATGGGCCAATGCCGCAAACAAGATTTGTTACTCAAAAAGCTTTTAAATATAATTTAAATCCTATTTTAGTTGTTAATAAAATTGATCGTAAAAATGCTCGTCCTAATTGGGTAGTAGATCAAGTATTTGATTTATTTATTGAACTCAATGCTAATGATAAACAACTTGATTTTCCAATTATATACACATCTGCCATTTTGGGAACTTCTGGTAATGACTATCTAAAATTAAAAAATAATATGATTCCACTTTATGAAGCAATAATTAAATATGTACCTGCTCCCAATGTAAATCCTAATGCAAAATTTCAAATGCAAATTTCACAACTAGATTATGATAATTACTTAGGATTAATAGGTGTTGGTAGGATAAAACAAGGTTATATAAAAAATAATCAATCAGTAACTATAATTAATTGCTCAGGTCAACATATAAATGGAAAAATTAATAAAATATTAAATTATTTTGGAATGAATCGAATAGAAGTAGATAAAGGTGAAGCAGGTGATATAATTGCAATTACAGGTATTAATAAGTTAAATATTTCTGATACAATTTGTCATCCAGATAATTTAAAACCGTTGCCAATACTAAATATTGATCAACCTACAGTAAATATGTTTTTTTCAGTTAATACATCACCTTTTTCTGGTCGAGAAGGTAAATATATTACATCTCGTCAAATTTTAAAAAGACTGAAAAAAGAAACTATGCATAATGTTGCTTTAAAAATTCAAGAAACACAAGATACTAATATTTTTTCTGTATCAGGACGTGGTGAATTACATTTATCTATATTAATTGAAAATATGCGTCGAGAAGGATTTGAATTAGAAGTATCTCGACCAAAAATTATTTTTCAGAAAATTGATGGAATTATAAAAGAACCTTATGAGTTTCTTACTTTAGATATCGAAGAAAAACAACAAGGTAATATTATGAAATTTATAGGAGAAAGAAAAGGTGAATTAAAAAATATGATAATTAATGCAAATAATAGAGTACGTCTTGAATATATTTTATCAAGTCGAGCTTTAATAGGCTTTCGTTCAGAATTTATGAATATTACTTCAGGTACTGGAGTATATCATACATCTTTTAGTCATTATGAAGAAAATCAAATAAAAAATAATCTTGGACAAAGAACCAATGGTGTTTTAATTTCTAATAAAAGCGGAACTTCTGTAGGATTTGCTTTATTTAATCTTCAAGAACGAGGTAAACTATTTATAGGGCATGGAACAGAAGTATATGAAGGTCAAATTATTGGACTTCACAATCGTTCCAATGATTTAACTGTGAACTGTTTAACAGGTAAAAAACTTACTAATATGAGAGCTTCAGGAACAGATGAAGCAATAGTTTTAACAACTTTTAAAAAATTTACATTAGAAGAAGCATTATCTTTTATTAATGATGATGAATTAGTAGAGATCACACCTAACTCAATACGTTTAAGAAAAAAAATTTTAAAAGAAAACGAAAGAAAAAAATCAAAAAGAAATAAAATAGTTTAATAAATTAAAAATTTATTATTATATAATTCTATTAGATTAATAGAATTATATAAAATAATTTATTTATGTTTTAATTACTTAGTAATTTAGTAATTAATACATTATGTTTTTTTTTTTGATGAAATAAACATAAATGTTCAGCAATAATAATAGTCTTCAAATCATTAATAGCTTTTTCAAAATTATCATTAATAATTAAATAATCATATTCTGAATAATGATTCATTTCATCTACAGCTTTTTCCATTCTTTTTGAAATTACTGTATCACTATCTTGACCCCTTTCTCTTAATCTTTTATATAATATATCTTTAGAAGGAGGTAATAAAAAAATACTTTTTGCACTCGGTATTTTATATCTAATTTGATTAGCTCCTTGCCAATCGATATCAAGAAAAACATCTATTCCAGATAATAACATTTTTTCAATAAATTGACGTGAAGTACCATAATAATTATTAAATACTTTTGCATATTCTAAAAAAGACTGATTCTTAATCATTACCCTAAATTCTTTCTTTGATATAAAATAATAATGCTTTCCATGAGATTCACCTGGTCTCATAATTCTAGTAGTATGAGAAATAGAAACTTGAACATTATACAATAATTTCTTTTTTAATAATCCCTTAATTAAACTTGATTTCCCTGTTCCACTAGGAGCTGAAATAATAAAAAGAATACCTTGTGACATAATATTTTAAAAGTATTTTTTCTAAATTTTATAAAAATGTTTTTATAGACATAAAAATATTATATATAGATTAAATAAAAAATTAAAATAATACTAATTTTTAATTAAAAAGATGTTTTTAAAACCATTTACTTTAAAATAATTTTCAAAATCTATAGATTTTTTTAATACAGCTTGAATCCAAGTTATATTATGAAAAACATGTACTATTGATAATATAAAACCGACTCTAAACCACTTATTTGATATTTTAGTTTCTATAATTTCACCAATTTCAGGTTGTATTTTACCATCACTATATAGTAAAAATAATCTATACTTATTTGTGTTTTTATAAAAAACTTGAGTTATTATTTCTTGTCCATAATAACATCCTTTATTAAAACTTATTCCTTGAAGTTTGTCTAAATTAATTGCTTGTGGTAAAAATTTTTGAGATGTTTTCTTATTAATAATTGGAAAACCAGATTCCATATCTAAAGATATCCACTGCTTACTGTTATTTAATAAAATATTCTTATTAATTTTTTGTTTTAAAAATAAAAAATTTCTTAAATTTAAAACTAATAAAAATCGTTCACATGGTATATTAAAATAAAGTATTGTTGTATCTTTTTTATAAATTACAGGAGTACTATCAAAAGGTGCTTCT
The Buchnera aphidicola (Protaphis terricola) genome window above contains:
- the typA gene encoding translational GTPase TypA, encoding MHQNIRNIAIIAHVDHGKTTLVDQLLQQSGTFKEHEEKTERIMDSNELEKERGITILSKNTSIRWKKYKINIVDTPGHADFGGEVERILSMVDSVLLVVDALDGPMPQTRFVTQKAFKYNLNPILVVNKIDRKNARPNWVVDQVFDLFIELNANDKQLDFPIIYTSAILGTSGNDYLKLKNNMIPLYEAIIKYVPAPNVNPNAKFQMQISQLDYDNYLGLIGVGRIKQGYIKNNQSVTIINCSGQHINGKINKILNYFGMNRIEVDKGEAGDIIAITGINKLNISDTICHPDNLKPLPILNIDQPTVNMFFSVNTSPFSGREGKYITSRQILKRLKKETMHNVALKIQETQDTNIFSVSGRGELHLSILIENMRREGFELEVSRPKIIFQKIDGIIKEPYEFLTLDIEEKQQGNIMKFIGERKGELKNMIINANNRVRLEYILSSRALIGFRSEFMNITSGTGVYHTSFSHYEENQIKNNLGQRTNGVLISNKSGTSVGFALFNLQERGKLFIGHGTEVYEGQIIGLHNRSNDLTVNCLTGKKLTNMRASGTDEAIVLTTFKKFTLEEALSFINDDELVEITPNSIRLRKKILKENERKKSKRNKIV
- the gmk gene encoding guanylate kinase yields the protein MSQGILFIISAPSGTGKSSLIKGLLKKKLLYNVQVSISHTTRIMRPGESHGKHYYFISKKEFRVMIKNQSFLEYAKVFNNYYGTSRQFIEKMLLSGIDVFLDIDWQGANQIRYKIPSAKSIFLLPPSKDILYKRLRERGQDSDTVISKRMEKAVDEMNHYSEYDYLIINDNFEKAINDLKTIIIAEHLCLFHQKKKHNVLITKLLSN
- the ygfZ gene encoding tRNA-modifying protein YgfZ — protein: MSLFCFSENLVYSSSQLPLTLISLEEWSIFYVDGIDSKKFLQNQLTIDMNKLEKKKYKICASCNLNGKVYSTMLLFHYRKGYACIIRKSLFNLQIKIFKKYTIFLKVTIHYLEDIYLLGLSGKNSRLFLSNKFLEAPFDSTPVIYKKDTTILYFNIPCERFLLVLNLRNFLFLKQKINKNILLNNSKQWISLDMESGFPIINKKTSQKFLPQAINLDKLQGISFNKGCYYGQEIITQVFYKNTNKYRLFLLYSDGKIQPEIGEIIETKISNKWFRVGFILSIVHVFHNITWIQAVLKKSIDFENYFKVNGFKNIFLIKN
- the yihA gene encoding ribosome biogenesis GTP-binding protein YihA/YsxC, with the translated sequence MYIINYNKTFFLKSAAKISEINIKHGIEIAFIGYSNTGKSSAINFLTNQKKLAKCSKTPGRTQLINFFQVLQDFRIVDLPGYGYSKCPVSIKLKWENLIYNYLNKRKPLRGLIFLMDIRNPLKLHDKNIINIILKNKLPVLVLLTKCDKLTLGQQKIQFQIVYNKLKYLLNNFDIELFSSFKKVGISKLKYQLNFWYKKYYNS